The following are encoded together in the Thalassolituus oleivorans MIL-1 genome:
- a CDS encoding type II toxin-antitoxin system RelE/ParE family toxin — translation MITAVFYRSDNGNEPVRDWLLELSKDDRKAVGTDIKTVEFGWPIGMPVCRPMKDGLYEVRTNLSDRRISRVLFCFRSEKMVLLHGFIKKSQQTPKPDLDLAKRRKREVGNG, via the coding sequence ATGATTACGGCTGTTTTCTATCGTTCTGACAATGGCAATGAGCCCGTTCGAGATTGGTTGTTGGAGTTATCTAAGGATGATCGAAAGGCCGTCGGCACTGATATTAAAACCGTTGAGTTTGGCTGGCCGATAGGAATGCCAGTATGTCGCCCTATGAAGGACGGCTTATATGAAGTCAGAACGAATCTCTCAGACAGACGAATTTCACGAGTACTATTCTGCTTCCGCAGCGAAAAAATGGTTCTACTACATGGTTTTATTAAAAAATCGCAGCAAACTCCCAAGCCTGATTTAGATTTGGCAAAGAGACGAAAAAGAGAGGTAGGTAATGGCTAA
- a CDS encoding AHH domain-containing protein: MRDPEYLEVDELDFRLGLTQLLTVNGRLDQETNRLIAEVITETKVRAMKEALSQYVGQGVHMTQSELMAEEHKSERLGRFLETVQYVRPDSNFEAHAIVSGGHARAIAAREILAQYQLRIDDPTNGVWLPNFKKNLSGYPDFNYAHRPLHRKIYYLNITSCLEQAMSSAHARVILRRIAQGIIVGTFPIDRRLKRKEVMEVSNGAF; the protein is encoded by the coding sequence ATGCGTGATCCCGAATATTTAGAAGTAGATGAATTAGACTTCCGACTTGGTCTAACGCAGCTTCTTACTGTGAATGGCCGTCTTGATCAAGAAACTAATAGATTAATAGCCGAGGTTATTACTGAAACTAAAGTAAGGGCTATGAAGGAGGCGCTCTCACAGTATGTTGGGCAAGGCGTTCACATGACTCAAAGTGAGTTAATGGCTGAAGAGCATAAGTCAGAAAGACTAGGTAGGTTTCTCGAAACCGTTCAATATGTCCGCCCCGATTCAAATTTTGAAGCTCATGCAATTGTCAGTGGTGGTCACGCACGTGCAATTGCTGCAAGAGAGATTTTAGCTCAATATCAATTAAGAATAGACGACCCAACCAATGGAGTTTGGCTTCCTAATTTTAAAAAAAATCTATCTGGCTACCCTGATTTCAATTATGCCCATAGACCACTGCACAGAAAGATATATTATCTAAACATAACCTCATGTTTAGAGCAGGCTATGAGTTCAGCCCATGCAAGGGTGATACTACGACGTATTGCACAGGGTATAATCGTTGGCACGTTTCCAATAGATCGACGATTAAAGAGAAAGGAAGTAATGGAGGTTAGTAATGGTGCTTTCTGA
- a CDS encoding imm11 family protein has product MVLSDVVVSIEVDYENFKSFVPEGSEVIRCKGKPLNIDTPINIVVDEEDTGMPLADISMLNIGSFVITQDLYEHLKEAAEDTCQFIPLQWSGIRMWLVNVLSVADCLDKENSEFNSFGGVSSVVFDSSKVPTVGFFKIAEDNHTGIFVSQNMLDVINKYKPTGVEFEKFLAK; this is encoded by the coding sequence ATGGTGCTTTCTGATGTTGTCGTATCAATCGAAGTAGATTACGAGAATTTTAAAAGCTTCGTACCAGAAGGTTCCGAAGTCATTAGGTGTAAAGGTAAGCCACTGAATATCGACACGCCTATTAATATTGTGGTCGACGAAGAAGATACTGGAATGCCACTTGCTGATATATCCATGCTCAATATTGGATCTTTCGTTATTACTCAAGATTTGTACGAGCACTTAAAAGAAGCGGCTGAAGATACTTGTCAATTTATACCGCTTCAGTGGTCAGGTATTCGCATGTGGTTAGTGAATGTACTGTCGGTAGCTGATTGCCTTGATAAGGAAAACTCCGAATTTAATAGCTTTGGTGGCGTAAGCTCGGTTGTTTTTGATTCAAGCAAAGTACCAACGGTTGGATTCTTTAAGATAGCAGAAGATAACCATACAGGTATTTTTGTATCTCAGAATATGTTGGATGTTATTAACAAGTATAAGCCGACAGGCGTTGAGTTTGAGAAGTTTTTAGCTAAGTGA